One stretch of Prunus persica cultivar Lovell chromosome G1, Prunus_persica_NCBIv2, whole genome shotgun sequence DNA includes these proteins:
- the LOC18790333 gene encoding probable protein S-acyltransferase 6 gives MRKNDMVRTQERMYTTALPPQHSDSDSRIIDTPGPSLHLYQVWKGNNRFCFNGRIILGPDSRSLFLTVSLIVVPVILFCAFVSQRLVEQFPRHIGNLIVVLCPLFAVYVVILLLITSARDPGIIPRSLHPPEPEDDGYVSSISSDWPGSQNGPPGVPPTKDTMVNGVIVKIKYCQTCMLYRPPRCSHCSICNNCVERFDHHCPWVGQCIGKRNYRFFFMFVSSTTMLCLYVFAFCWVNIMKIMDAYHCNLWRALSRSPVSGFLILYTFGAAWFVGGLTGFHLYLIFTNQTTYENFRYRYNVKMNPYNRGCFRNVGEVFFSKIPRSKHNFREMVKGDSSSVFASSMSLRHPMSPEIPKTSSDIEMGKRQAVAAEDLEDIQSQIDSVGGLERCGTQPRHTNWDHKTNWESSPDIQMLAAEFGMEHGSTGRQKIEGANDLKT, from the exons ATGAGAAAAAACGACATGGTCAGAACGCAGGAAAGAATGTACACAACTGCTCTGCCTCCTCAGCATTCTGACTCCGACAGTCGAATTATCGACACCCCTGGCCCGTCCCTGCATCTCTATCAAGTTTGGAAAGGAAACAAT AGATTTTGCTTCAATGGCAGAATTATATTGGGTCCAGATTCGAGGTCATTATTCCTTACCGTGTCCCTAATCGTTGTTCCAGTGATCCTGTTCTGCGCTTTTGTTTCTCAAAGACTAGTTGAGCAATTCCCACGCCATATTGGCAATCTTATTGTGGTTCTCTGTCCCCTGTTTGCAGTATAT GTTGTTATTCTTCTCTTGATTACATCTGCAAGAGATCCTGGCATTATTCCTCGTAGCCTGCATCCTCCAGAACCAGAAGATGACGGCTATGTCTCTAGTATCTCTTCTGATTGGCCAGGAAGTCAGAATGGACCTCCCGGTGTACCACCCACAAAAGATACTATGGTTAATGGCGTGATAGTCAAGATCAAATATTGTCAAACATGCATGCTATATCGTCCACCCAGATGCTCTCATTGCTCTATATGCAACAACTGTGTTGAGCGTTTTGATCACCATTGCCCATGGGTGGGGCAATGCATTGGGAAA AGGAATTACAGAttctttttcatgtttgtGTCCTCCACGACCATGCTGTGCCTCTATGTCTTTGCCTTCTGCTGGGTAAACATAATGAAGATAATGGATGCTTACCATTGCAATCTCTGGAGAGCTTTATCAAGGTCACCTGTTTCAGGATTTCTAATTCTCTATACATTTGGAGCTGCTTGGTTTGTTGGAGGTCTCACTGGATTCCATCTCTATTTAATTTTCACCAATCAG ACAACCTATGAGAATTTTCGGTATCGGTACAATGTGAAGATGAACCCGTACAATCGTGGGTGTTTTCGCAATGTTGGGGAAGTCTTCTTCTCTAAAATTCCGAGATCTAAACATAACTTCAGGGAAATGGTTAAGGGTGATTCGTCTTCTGTCTTTGCCAGTTCAATGTCATTACGCCATCCCATGAGCCCAGAGATTCCCAAAACAAGTTCTGACATAGAGATGGGAAAACGACAAGCTGTTGCTGCTGAAGATCTGGAGGATATACAGAGTCAGATTGATAGTGTTGGTGGATTGGAGAGGTGTGGAACCCAGCCAAGACATACAAACTGGGATCACAAAACCAACTGGGAGAGCTCACCTGATATACAAATGTTGGCTGCTGAGTTTGGAATGGAGCATGGTTCAACAGGTAGACAGAAAATTGAAGGGGCTAATGACCTTAAGACCTAA
- the LOC109946534 gene encoding uncharacterized protein LOC109946534 yields MGAGDSMTVQVLNLSPRTTLAELNTFFSYCGTVRQIQLLRVEDQLPYALVTFGQPYAFQTALLLNNAIFEGQPICILPACATKIPIVSDGDIDHTQAKSQGVIPEANMLRKKQGRSREVEAVGESRVLMGQTRSAIYVVEQAAGRRMGTAIMNNNYISTGAARFSDVLDKASRSASELGIRRKG; encoded by the exons atggGAGCAGGGGATTCGATGACTGTTCAGGTTCTCAACCTTTCTCCAAGAACAACTCTTGCAGAGTTGAACACCTTCTTCTCTTATTGTGGAACTGTTCGTCAAATCCAGCTCTtgag AGTTGAAGATCAATTACCATATGCTTTGGTGACTTTTGGCCAGCCTTATGCTTTTCAAACTGCTCTTCTCCTTAAT AATGCTATCTTTGAAGGCCAACCAATTTGCATATTACCTGCATGCGCTACAAAAATTCCTATAGTTTCAGATGGAGACATTGATCACACCCAg GCCAAAAGCCAAGGGGTCATCCCAGAAGCTAATATGCtaagaaaaaaacaaggaagATCTAGAGAAGTTGAAGCTGTCGGAGAAAGCAGAGTGCTCATGGGACAAACAAGATCAGCAATTTATGTTGTCGAGCAGGCAGCCGGGCGGCGCATGGGCACTGCCATTATGAACAATAACTACATTTCAACCGGGGCTGCTCGCTTCTCTGATGTTCTTGACAAAGCCTCAAGGTCTGCCTCTGAGTTGGGAATTAGGAGGAAGGGTTAA
- the LOC18793484 gene encoding probable 3-beta-hydroxysteroid-Delta(8),Delta(7)-isomerase — protein sequence MEGSGSGIYENHPYVPRDLKLPGFVPGFLSQSTILGVYGLSSLLVVLLTWLFSGRSPKKSKIDRWLMCWWAFTGLTHMILEGYFAFSPEFYKDKTACYLAEVWKEYSKGDSRYAARDAGVVAVEGLTAVLEGPACLLAVYAIAKGKSYSYILQFAISLGQLYGTAVYFITSYLEGDNFAASSFYYYAYYVAANASWVVIPTLISIRCWKKICAAVQVQGHKKNKTR from the exons ATGGAGGGGTCTGGCTCTGGGATTTATGAGAATCATCCATACGTACCCAGAGATCTAAAGCTACCTGGATTCGTACCTGGGTTTCTCTCACAGTCCACCATTCTTGGGGTCTATGGCCTCTCTTCCCTCCTCGTCGTTTTGCTTACGTGGCTCTTCTCCG GGCGGtctccaaaaaaatcaaaaattgatAGATGGCTAATGTGTTGGTGGGCCTTCACGGGCCTCACCCACATGATACTTGAAGGCTATTTTGCCTTCTCGCCCGAGTTTTACAAGGATAAGACTGCTTGTTACCTTGCTGAAGTTT GGAAAGAGTACAGCAAAGGTGATTCAAGATATGCAGCTCGGGATGCAGGCGTTGTTGCTGTTGAAGGACTAACTGCAGTTTTAGAAGGTCCAGCTTGCCTTCTTGCAGT ATATGCAATAGCTAAAGGCAAGTCATATAGCTACATACTTCAGTTTGCCATTTCGTTGGGGCAGCTCTATGGAACTGCAGTATACTTCATAACATCCTACTTGGAAGGTGACAACTTTGCTGCAAGTTCATTCTACTACTATGCATACTACGTTGCTGCTAATGCCTCCTGGGTTGTAATACCGACGCTTATATCCATCCGCTGTTGGAAAAAGATTTGTGCAGCAGTACAAGTTCAAGGccacaaaaagaacaaaacccGCTGA